The window TTTCAATTGACAAGTTTTCTAGCTCTTCATAGCTTTCCACTTTTCTCAAGTGTTTTTCCACTAAAATACAGCATCCACCTCGCTTTTTTTTACTTCTCGTAAAATAAGATTTCACTATAAAGTTATTGATGGTTAATAGTTCTAGCTCCGCCGGAGCCAACCAATGTTCTGTGAAGCATATTATGTTGGGTGATATCTGCATTTCTGATATCAATAGCTCTAAAAGTGGTGCTTTATTTGTGATCCCTTGTATATTGAAATGCATAATATTGGCATTATTGTTTTTCTCCAATGTTTGTGGTTTGTGTCCATTGCTTATTTGCGGTTTGTTTGTTCCGAAATAAATTCAGATTAAATCTTCTGATAATTGTACCATTTGGCCAAAAAGTTGGGTCGTACATCTGATCTTTATATATATGGCTCACACCCACTTTAAATGCTTTGTTTGAACCTATTGTTTTGAGTTCCTCACAGATTATTTTTTCATCTtcgttggttttatttttaatatatttaattacatgaTCTTTTGTAACATTTGAACCAACTCTTCCTACGTAAACCCAGATGTTTGTTTCAGCAGCTTGAAATTCTATATCCGAATTTAATTTTCCAGTTCCAATAAtagtttctttcttttttttcctgTACGTAACCATTTGGAAATCTTCGTTCTTGCTTCTACCATGTTCATTTTCTTCTCTTGTGTTGGCATTAGTAAGTTCTTGGATGTATGTAAGTTTGCCTATATTGCCATTACTTCTACTTGATGTACTTGTACTTGGTATATTCTGGTTATTAACATTTGAAGTTTCTTGCATGTTACTAATGTTGCCTATACTTCCTATGTTCGAACGTTTTGGAGTTTCAACTAATTTTTCTTGTGACTTTTCTTTATTAGTATTTTGCATTTGTGGAATGTTACAGCTATTGTTGGCATTGTTGCTGACAGCTTGGTTCTGCATACGtgctaataaattttctttcactaccaatttttcttcaagtaatttgtttttgtcCCTGATTTCTTGAACTAGGAGTTTTAGAATCATTcaaatcattttcttgtttgaaaaagttattttctttaattataacttCTATCGGTACATACCGATCTTGTTCTGGTAAATAAACTTTCTCAATTtcactattttatatatatacgcATTATTGcatcaataatatattcattattttattacacatatatcaaaatataatatttagttgaaaaattaataatatattatgtttactTACCTCTCATGTGTAATTAATTCAATCCAAATTaaaacacattattattatttatattacaaaataatttaaatagccTTGATAGATTTAACTATTTAACAATCTTCGTTCTTTcttaatttatacattatagattttcaaaatgttgacTAAACAAGTAAAACTTcgctttataaaattatctgaaaACGCAAGTATACCAACTAAAGGATCTGAAATAGCTGCACATGGTAGGGAAATATTCGCAATTGATATTCAAATTGAGCATCTTCATGGATGTTATGGACGTATTGCACCACGTTCAGGATTAGcatttaaaaatggaattgaTGTTGGAGCTGGACTTGTAGATGAGGACTATCGTGGAAATTTAAAAGTAGTATTATTTAATCGCTCTCTCTCTTTAAGCCTAGATAAAAATACGGATCTAATGTTCTACGACAGCTATCACCCTTTCTTAGATGAACCAATTAGCTTAAACTAAATCACtcgttaagaaaattaaaaaataataaatcggcGGGCCCAGACTACATACCAAGCGAATACTACAAAAACCTGCCGGAAgaaggaaaacattttttactgacCATGCTAAACAATATAGATAACAATCAACAAGTACCAAGTGATTGGGGTAGAATCCGTAAAATAATGATTCACAAGAAGGGTGATATAAATGATATTGACAATTTTAGGGGTATCGCTCTGATAAATTCGCTCACAAAAGTGCTGTCGCATGTACTGAATAACCGATTGAcaagttttttggaaaatcatgAAATAATACCAGAATGGCAAACGGGCTTTCGTAAGGGACGAGGTTGTTTAGACAACATTTTCTCGCTGAATGCAGTAATACAAAATCATATACGtctaccaaagaggaaaatatttgcaattttcgtAGACTTCAAACAGGCAATCGACAACGTTGCGCAAGACATTTTGTGGAAAAATATGTTCAACTCGGGGATCAGTGGAAAAAtgattagaataataaaaagatactatgaaacaacaaaaatatccaTATGCGTAGGAGAACAAAAAACTTAGGAAATCCAGCAAGGTAAGGGGGTACTCCAGGGGGATCCACTAAGCCCGgcattatttaatgttttcttagGAGATCTAGAGGAATTCCTCAGGCAGAATGATATAAAAGGCATTAGTATAGATAATACTCACGATATCATATGCTTGGGCTACGCAGACGACATAGTACTATTGAGTGATAGCTGGGGAAATGCTCAAAAAACACTATCTATTTTAAAACAGTAttgcaacaacaacaaaattttagttaattgCAAGAAAACGAAATGCCTATTATTCAAAAAGGGAAAGGTGGGTAGCCTTGATTCAAAAACACTGTTCTTTGGAAATGAGAGTATAGAACAAGTTAAAACCTTTACATATCTTGGAATAACGTTTTCAACCTCGGGTCGTTTTATAGAAGCTACTAAAAATAAGGTACAGAAGGCCTTGACAGCCGGAGCCAAGGTACGCCAAATTTTGGCCAATTTAAAATCAGATAGTTGGGACTCAAAAAAGAAACTGTTTGATTCTATGGTGAATGCCACATTAATGTATGGGGTAGAAGTTTGGGGACTACGTTATATTCCAGAAATAGAAAAAGTTCAATTGAATTTCTATAAATTGCTTCTACAACTACCTAGGAGTACTGCAAATTATCTTGTTCGTCATGAAACAGGAGCCAGACCGCTTGAAGGGGAAGTATTTCATAGGTCTATTCGGTGGTGTATAAAAATTCTCAGAATGCCAAATAATAGAATCCCAAAATTATGCTATGACAGACTAATCCACTTGAACTTATCAGAAAACAATAAGATGGAAAATAACTGGTATACGCaactggaaaatatttttcagacaGCTGGGTCGTTGGAGCTGCTGCGCTCCCAAAACCCTAATATATTGGAGGAAGCAATACCACAGTTAAtgaatgcatttaaaaatagattatttgaagatgacaaaaataaaataataaactcttcttataataatatttataaaaatataacaaacataGAGCATGGGTACAACACCACACAGtaccttttatttaaaacggCCTTGAAGAAAACTCGGGTATTGGCTCAACTAAGACTAGCAGGttccaaatttataattattatcattaatgggataaaatacattattgatACTGGAGTAAACTGTACAATATGCTCCTTGCAAGAAAAAGAAGACCTGAGGCATTTCATGATCACATGTCCGATATACAATTATATTCGAAATACTTATCTTGTGGACTACCAGACCGATGGCGCGACGACATTAGACACCTTTTTTGAGCATAGATTCAATTCAAAAGGTCAATAATATCTTTCTATATACCGCTAATGCCCTTAAATTGAGATCGTTTATCCTTGACGAATAGACTCTGTTGGAAGAGTATCGTCACCTTTACTGCCAAATATCCTTCTATATTCTATTTGTTGTTAtagttatacattttttct is drawn from Chrysoperla carnea chromosome X, inChrCarn1.1, whole genome shotgun sequence and contains these coding sequences:
- the LOC123302813 gene encoding deoxyuridine 5'-triphosphate nucleotidohydrolase-like; this encodes MLTKQVKLRFIKLSENASIPTKGSEIAAHGREIFAIDIQIEHLHGCYGRIAPRSGLAFKNGIDVGAGLVDEDYRGNLKVVLFNRSDTPFIIKKGDRIAQLICQKIYYPEIEEVENLSKTKRGEKGFGSTNIK